ACGGCAATTGGCATGGCTCCACGAGCTCACTTGGCAATCTACCGAGTGTGTTCTGCATTACATTGTTTTGAGAGTGATTTCCTTGCTGGATTTGATGCTGCCCTTGCGGACGGTGTCGACATGCTCTCACTCTCGCTCGGCGGTCCCTCCCTTCCATTCTATATGGACAGCTTGGCTATAGCCACTTTTGCAGCCATTCAAAGAGGGATCTTTGTCAGCTGCTCCGCTGGGAACTCCGGTCCTCACTCGGGCACGGTATCAAACGTGGCTCCGTGGATGCTCACTGTTGGGGCAAGCAGCACTGATAGGAACTTTGCATCCAACGTAAAACTCGGGAATGGAGTGGAATATGAAGGTGAGGCACTATCTCAATTCTCCTTCCCTTCAACTTTATTGCCACTGGTGTATCCTGGAATTGACGGTACGGAAGGATCAAAATACTGCTTAAAGGGGGCACTGATAAGCAGCGAAATTAAAGGGAAGGTTGTCGCATGTGAATCTGGGCGTGGGAACCCATCCATGGAGGTGAAGAGAGCTGGGGCTGCTGCTATGATTTTGATGAACACAAAATTGGCCGGAATCACTAATATGGCCTCTGTTTTTCCCCTCCCCACGTCTCAAGTCAGCTACTTCACAGGCAAGGAGATCAAAGCCTATATAAATTCGACTGAAACTCCTACTGCCACGATCATATTCAAAGGAACCACATATGGAAACCCGACTGCTCCCGCGCTTACCGTCTTCTCTTCGAGGGGCCCGAACTCAGTTAGCCCTGGAATTCTGAAGCCAGACGTTATTGGTCCTGGTTTGGACATACTAGCAGCATGGCCATTTCTGATCAGCAATGATACGAAAGCGAAGTATTACTTCGACATCCTTTTTGGCACTTCCATGTCATGCCCTCACCTCAGCGGCATCGCGGCTTTGATAAAGGCTGCTCACCCAGACTGGTCTCCAGCGGCGATTAAGTCTGCTATCATGACTTCGGCTAAGCAGCTGAACATCAAGCAAAACCCGATCCTCGATGAAAGACGTCAACCTGCGGACGTCTTTGGCATCGGAGCAGGCCATGTCAATCCCGCGAAAGCCATTGATCCTGGATTCATTTATGACATTCAACCCGACAATTACATTCCTTATCTTTGCGGTTTGGGATACACGGACACGCAAGTGGCTACAATTGCTCACAAACCAGTCAAATGCTCACGTAGTATTCCTGAGGGAGAGCTGAACTACCCTTCGTTTTCCGTTACCCTTGGACCTCCGCAGACATTTACCAGGACCGTGACTAACGTCGGAGCAGGAAATTTGTCTTATGTTGTAATGGTTGTTCCCCCACAAGGCGTTCATATCATCGTGAAGCCTACTATACTTGCCTTCTCGAAGTTGAACCAGAAAGCGAGGTATTCAGTCACATTCAGCCGAGAAAGTTCCACTGGCAAGACTGGTAGTTACTCCCAAGGATATTTGAGGTGGGATTCCGGGAAGTACTCTGTGAGGAGTCCAATTTCAGTAAAGTTCAATTAAGAATTTCTGAGAGcggaagaaagaaatttaattGGATTGTAATTTCGTATTACCACGGTTCTATGATGAAATAAGCATAATCCATGTGCTCTGATTTCCCTATGTCTGTGCAAAAACTGTAGTTCTTTTTTGCAAGATTACTTCTGCCAATTAGCATTCTATAGACAGGTATAAACTTCTTTCATTCCGGGGCTAATATAGATGAAAGTACTCGTCTAATTCGGAGTTGACGACTTAcatacgagagagagagagagagagagagagagagagtttggatAAAAGCATACTCCGACAGCGCACGATGTGAGAGCTTTCAGGATGTGGGGGAATCACGAAGAGAATTCCAAATCCAATTGCATTCTGAAAATTTTTTGGCAGACTTTTGCCATTGATTGATAACTTAGAGAATTACCCTCAGTCCATTAAGCACCCTGCCTCTCTTGAGTTCACACTGAGCGAATGTCCTGTATACCGAAAAGATTTGAGAATCTTGATGTAAAAGGAAGAGCAACTTGGTGTTCTTTGACATACGTTTGTTTCCCTTCAAATTGTCGATACTCTCAAATGTGCTGTCATAAAAGGACTACTGGTCGTTTCAGTCAGTCTCTCCAATCTAAATAATCTCTTGGCTTGGAACGTTGCGGGATTCAATACATTCTACTCCTGAAGCACAGAGAATTCAGTTGCCTTATCTGCAAACATAATCGGTCCCTCATCTGTCCATTGGAGACTTGAGTCCAGCAAGTTGATGTGAAGAAGACGAAGGACTGCTGTACCAAATTGGAATGGCATTTGCAATTATCATGACCATCCTCTTGGGTGGAAATCGGGTATTATTCAAATCTTCAATAGTAAGAAGTCGCCGTTTCTCTTCTCAGCAGTCCATTCATTGACTAGTCTCtatacaaaaatctcaaattttgccaACTGCGACACGTTATAAAAAATCTTTGTATTCACGttttttacctttcttttctctcttccctttgccaAAGTCAGACTTGCTTGGGTTGATAAGGGCTGCCCTCTCCCAACATTGGTGAGGGTAGCCCTTGCCTGAGTCTGATGTGGgcgaaggaaagagagaagaaaaaaaaaggggaaaaaaaaaaaaaagaaatgaaaatgaaaaaattgaaaatgaaaaaaaaaaagacgaaaatgccatTGGTTATAgattttagggtaaatgtgtcatgattggcaaagtttaga
The window above is part of the Eucalyptus grandis isolate ANBG69807.140 chromosome 6, ASM1654582v1, whole genome shotgun sequence genome. Proteins encoded here:
- the LOC104431465 gene encoding subtilisin-like protease 4; this translates as MAFIHLLCLIVSFSSVKFSLASGRSSLTQSESSDLQTYIVHVTPPDGHGLLELEDLETWYHSFLPTNSTTPENQLRILYSYRNVATGFAARLTPDEVTAMQDKPGFVAAHPEQIYSLQTTHSPQFLGLPLRQGAFNGSTMGEGIIIGVMDSGVTPDHPSFSGAGMPPPPAKWKGRCDFKPSQCNYKLIGARTFNSSAKKNVTTPPTDDFGHGTHTASTVAGAPVPNANLLGMAEGTAIGMAPRAHLAIYRVCSALHCFESDFLAGFDAALADGVDMLSLSLGGPSLPFYMDSLAIATFAAIQRGIFVSCSAGNSGPHSGTVSNVAPWMLTVGASSTDRNFASNVKLGNGVEYEGEALSQFSFPSTLLPLVYPGIDGTEGSKYCLKGALISSEIKGKVVACESGRGNPSMEVKRAGAAAMILMNTKLAGITNMASVFPLPTSQVSYFTGKEIKAYINSTETPTATIIFKGTTYGNPTAPALTVFSSRGPNSVSPGILKPDVIGPGLDILAAWPFLISNDTKAKYYFDILFGTSMSCPHLSGIAALIKAAHPDWSPAAIKSAIMTSAKQLNIKQNPILDERRQPADVFGIGAGHVNPAKAIDPGFIYDIQPDNYIPYLCGLGYTDTQVATIAHKPVKCSRSIPEGELNYPSFSVTLGPPQTFTRTVTNVGAGNLSYVVMVVPPQGVHIIVKPTILAFSKLNQKARYSVTFSRESSTGKTGSYSQGYLRWDSGKYSVRSPISVKFN